One genomic region from Bacillus aquiflavi encodes:
- a CDS encoding response regulator, translated as MTIRILIADDHHVVRRGLVFFLKTQENFEIIGEAQNGKEAVQLAAELNPDIILMDLVMPTMDGIEATKEIKKINPAILVMMLTSFSDEDHVIPAIEAGASGYQLKDIEPDELAKAIIKMVHGENQLHPKATSHLLSHLSSKQNDKKANAFTELTKRELDVLKEIAKGKSNKEIAASLFITEKTVKTHVSNLLSKLHLADRTQAALYAVKNGMM; from the coding sequence ATGACAATTCGAATTTTAATTGCTGATGATCATCATGTTGTAAGAAGAGGACTCGTGTTTTTTTTAAAAACACAAGAAAACTTTGAAATTATTGGTGAAGCACAAAATGGAAAAGAAGCGGTTCAATTAGCAGCTGAACTAAATCCGGATATCATCTTAATGGATTTAGTTATGCCCACGATGGACGGCATTGAAGCAACGAAAGAAATTAAGAAAATCAACCCAGCTATTTTAGTGATGATGTTAACAAGCTTTTCTGACGAAGATCACGTAATCCCAGCAATTGAAGCAGGGGCATCTGGGTATCAATTAAAAGATATTGAACCAGACGAGCTTGCGAAAGCTATTATTAAAATGGTCCACGGCGAAAATCAGCTTCATCCAAAAGCAACTTCCCATTTACTTTCCCATTTATCAAGTAAACAAAATGATAAAAAAGCAAATGCTTTTACGGAATTAACAAAAAGAGAATTAGACGTGTTAAAAGAAATTGCAAAAGGTAAAAGCAATAAAGAGATTGCGGCAAGCTTATTTATTACGGAAAAAACCGTTAAAACACACGTATCAAATTTACTCTCAAAACTACATTTGGCGGATCGAACACAAGCAGCTTTATATGCTGTAAAAAATGGCATGATGTGA
- a CDS encoding YhdB family protein, whose amino-acid sequence MNTMDYDRALYYTHRSEWDNLLILMVRTKDDLLSKKIEYFLHAYHFEHDYSVIEKRLTSLLRYIDHATETAEQFPEDNMYHLT is encoded by the coding sequence ATGAATACGATGGATTATGATCGCGCATTATATTATACACACCGTTCTGAGTGGGATAATTTACTAATCTTAATGGTTAGAACGAAAGACGATTTACTTTCAAAAAAAATTGAATACTTTTTACACGCTTATCACTTTGAACATGATTATTCCGTCATTGAAAAACGACTAACTTCTCTACTGCGTTACATCGACCATGCAACTGAAACAGCTGAACAATTCCCAGAAGATAATATGTACCATCTAACTTAA